Within the Selenomonadales bacterium genome, the region GTGCTATTTTTTATCGGTCTGGCATTTTCATATTTTTTGGTCTTCCCGACGGCTGTTAAGTTTTTTATGGGATTTTCGACCGACAGTTTACTTCCGATGTTCTCGATCGGACATTATTTGTCGTTCGTGATCGCGTTCGTATTGCCGTTCGGATTCGTGTTCGAACTCCCGATGATCGTATTAGTATTGGCGAAGCTGGGTTTTTTGACTTCGGCTTTTCTGAAAGAAAAACGTAAATATGTTATCGTGGGCGCATTTGTGGTGGGGGCGGTCATTTCGCCGACACCCGATATTTTTTCACAGTGTATGATTGCGATCCCGATGCTGCTTTTGTATGAGTGCAGTATTATGATCGTACAAGTTTTCCTAAAAAAATAGATTGAGGAAGGGGAATCATTTTGGCTTTTACAGACATGAGAGAATTTATCGCAGCATTGGAAAGACGCGGTTTGTTGAAACGCATCCGCACTCAAGTTGACTGCGAATTGGAGATCACGGAGATCACGGACCGTGTTTCGAAAATGGAAGGTAATAAAAATGTTGCTTTGTTGTTCGAAAATGTAAAAGGCTATGATATGCCTGTTTTGATGAACGCGTTCGGCAGCATGGAACGTATGGCTATCGCACTCGGCGTCAATGAAGTAGATGATATCGCGAACCGTATTCGCGAAATCTTGCGTCTTCCGTACATATCGGTACAAAACAAGCTTGATTTGGTAAAAATTATTCCGCAGGCGAAAAAAGCGATCAATTTCCCGAAATATGTAAAAAAAGCACCGTGTCAGGAAGTTATCATCAAAGATCGTCCGGATATTGAAAAATTCCCGATCTTGAAATGCTGGCCGGATGACGGCGGCCGTTTTATCACGCTTCCGCTCGTATTCACGAAAAATCCGAAAACGGGTAAACGTAACGTCGGTATGTATCGTTTGCAGGTCTATGACGGACAGACGACAGGTATGCACTGGCATATCCACAAAAACGGTGCAGAAAACTTCCGTGCACACAAAGAGCTTGGCAAAGATCGTATCGAAGTAGCAGTTGCTATCGGTGGCGACCCTGTCTTGACGTACGCGGCAACAGCTCCGCTTCCGCGCGACGTTGACGAGATGGTATTCGCAGGGCTTCTCCGCGAAAAAGCAGTTGAGATGGTCAAATGCGTAACGGTCGACGTAGAAGTACCTGCACATTCCGAGATCATCCTCGAAGGGTATGTCAAACTTGACGAACTTCGTCGCGAAGGTCCGTTCGGTGACCATACTGGTTACTACTCGCTTGCTGATGATTATCCGGTATTCCATATCACGTG harbors:
- the tatC gene encoding twin-arginine translocase subunit TatC gives rise to the protein MAETPSNLPSEQEDHDEEMAAVDHLEELRRRLIISIVTVMIASGCCYFYAEEMVGFLTKEAGKLYYMNPAEAFFTYLKVSVCAGFLISIPVLMHQFWAFVVPALTNREKKTFDIIVPASVVLFFIGLAFSYFLVFPTAVKFFMGFSTDSLLPMFSIGHYLSFVIAFVLPFGFVFELPMIVLVLAKLGFLTSAFLKEKRKYVIVGAFVVGAVISPTPDIFSQCMIAIPMLLLYECSIMIVQVFLKK
- a CDS encoding menaquinone biosynthesis decarboxylase; its protein translation is MAFTDMREFIAALERRGLLKRIRTQVDCELEITEITDRVSKMEGNKNVALLFENVKGYDMPVLMNAFGSMERMAIALGVNEVDDIANRIREILRLPYISVQNKLDLVKIIPQAKKAINFPKYVKKAPCQEVIIKDRPDIEKFPILKCWPDDGGRFITLPLVFTKNPKTGKRNVGMYRLQVYDGQTTGMHWHIHKNGAENFRAHKELGKDRIEVAVAIGGDPVLTYAATAPLPRDVDEMVFAGLLREKAVEMVKCVTVDVEVPAHSEIILEGYVKLDELRREGPFGDHTGYYSLADDYPVFHITCITHRKNPIYPSTIVGKPPMEDCYIAKATERIFLPFLQEQIPEICDINLPLTGVFHNCAMVSIKKTYPQQAKKVMHAIWGMGQMMFTKMIIIVDSHVNVQDENEVWWRVFNNIDARRDIVMVDGPLDVLDHSSPTPNWGTKIGIDATKTWPSEGHTREWPDEIVMSDDIKKMVDLKWKDLGLE